Below is a window of Clostridiales bacterium DNA.
ATGATCCGGAATATCGTGTTCGATATGGGAAACGTCCTGATTCGTTTCGATCCTTCGCTGTTCATTGAGCGCGAAGGGATCACCGATCCGGAAGACCGCAGGCTGATTCTGGATGAACTTTTCAATTCTGTTGAATGGGCGCAGATGGACCGCGGAATTCTGGAGGAAAAAACAGCTGAACCGTTTATCCTGGAAAGATTTCCGGAAAGACTTCATCCCACCGTCAGCAATCTTCTCCATCACTGGGCCATTCCCGGCGATGAATTCACCGGAATGCGGGAACTGGTCGCCGATCTGAAAAATGCCGGTTACGGGCTTTTTCTTCTGAGCAATGCCAGCACGGCCCAGCATCGTTACTGGCCGTTGTTTCCTGTCAGCCGTTATTTTGACGGCAAGCTGGTTTCCTGTGATGTAAAAGTTGTCAAACCCATGCGTGAAATCTACCAGATTTTTACAGACCGATTCCTCCTGGATCCGGAAGAATGCCTGTTCATAGATGACGCACCTGCAAATGTTGCAGCCGCCATCACATGCGGATGGAACGGGATTGTTTTTCACCAGGATGCCGCCCAGCTGCGCAGAAAAATGCGTCAGTTCGGAATCCGGATATAAAAAACTGATCAGCATGCATAAATTCTGCAATATCCTGCAATATATTGTAAATCTTTACTTGACAAGGCATATAAACAGCAGTAATATAAGGTTTGGTTTCAAAAGCTCCGCTAGCCCCGGTAGCTCTTGACTATAGCCGTTCATGCTGACCATCATGACCGGTAAGATTATCCACAATACTTGAGGAGGAATTGTCTTGAAGACGTTTATTCCGAAGACTGCCGACATTGACCGCAAATGGTATGTCGTTGATGCAGATGGAATGGTACTGGGCCGTCTGGCCAGCCAGGTTGCAAACATCCTGCGCGGCAAAAACAAGCCCATTTATACGCCCAATATGGATACCGGTGATTTTGTCATCATCGTAAATGCTTCCAAAGCGATCCTGACCGGCAAAAAGCTGGATCAGAAAATCTATTATCATCACAGCGGATATGCCGGCGGCCTGAAAGAGACCAAATACCGGAAGTTGATGGCTGAAAAGCCTGAATTCGCTGTCCGTCGTGCCGTGGTCGGCATGCTGCCCAAGGGCCCCCTGGGCCGTCAGATGGCCAAGAAACTGAAAGTATATGCCGGAGCCGAACATGACCAGGCTGCTCAAAAGCCTGAAGTGCTCGACCTGAAGTGACGCGGAAAGGAGTAAAACAAAATGGCTAAGGTAGAATACAATGCTGTAGGTCGCCGCAAGAAAGCCGTTGCCCGCGTTCGTCTGGTCGCCGGCGATGGAAAAATCGTTATCAACAAGCGTGATATCGACGATTATTTCGGACTTGAAACCCTGAAGATGACTGTTCGTCAGCCCCTGAATCTGACCAACATCGGAAACTTCGATGTGATGGTGAATGTTAAGGGCGGCGGACTGAGCGGACAGGCCGGTGCGATCCGTCATGGCATCAGCCGTGCCCTGTGCAAGACTGATCCTGAGCTTCGCGGTACGCTGAAGAAGGCCGGCCTGCTGACCCGTGACCCGAGAATGAAGGAACGGAAAAAGTACGGCCTCAAGGCTGCACGTCGTGCTCCGCAGTTCAGCAAGCGCTGATCTCGAGTCGAAATCATCAAAAAACCCTGGAACCTCAACGGTTTCAGGGTTTTTTCATGCCAGGAAATCTTTGATGGTTTTTCATGGCGT
It encodes the following:
- a CDS encoding HAD family phosphatase yields the protein MIRNIVFDMGNVLIRFDPSLFIEREGITDPEDRRLILDELFNSVEWAQMDRGILEEKTAEPFILERFPERLHPTVSNLLHHWAIPGDEFTGMRELVADLKNAGYGLFLLSNASTAQHRYWPLFPVSRYFDGKLVSCDVKVVKPMREIYQIFTDRFLLDPEECLFIDDAPANVAAAITCGWNGIVFHQDAAQLRRKMRQFGIRI
- the rplM gene encoding 50S ribosomal protein L13 codes for the protein MKTFIPKTADIDRKWYVVDADGMVLGRLASQVANILRGKNKPIYTPNMDTGDFVIIVNASKAILTGKKLDQKIYYHHSGYAGGLKETKYRKLMAEKPEFAVRRAVVGMLPKGPLGRQMAKKLKVYAGAEHDQAAQKPEVLDLK
- the rpsI gene encoding 30S ribosomal protein S9, yielding MAKVEYNAVGRRKKAVARVRLVAGDGKIVINKRDIDDYFGLETLKMTVRQPLNLTNIGNFDVMVNVKGGGLSGQAGAIRHGISRALCKTDPELRGTLKKAGLLTRDPRMKERKKYGLKAARRAPQFSKR